ATTAATAAAACAATGCTTAAGTTTATATAATATCTTGGCTACATATGCAGGTGGTTTTTGTTTAGTAATTGGTGGTTTCATTAAAACAATGCTTTAAAACAAGGGTGTCAAATTCATGTTAAGTCATGTTATTTATAAAATCTTGAGGTACCAATAGAGAGAATATGATAAATTCCTCTGGCACtaataaaacttttgcaataaTGTGCTTCTTAGTCAAACTCCACCAGCATAGAttcataattaatgcattagaTCTACTTTTATAATCAATCAGTGGAGACTTGGAAACATTTATTACCCCAATATTAAATTTGGTAACacctatagtaataactatgcacaattacatgcaactaaccctaaagcATACCCTGGTTTTACTGTTTTTTGCTTAACAGGAGGAAGTGCAATTGGATTGGCAAGATCTGGCTGCCCAGCTGCCTTGGACCAATGCCTTAGAAGTCTGGAAGTTGAACAATTCTataagaaagaagaaaggaCGTCGGAAAAGAGCTAACCCGACAAAATCAGATCAGTGTGGCAATGTTAGCACCAAATGTACTGATGCTATCCCATCAGATCCTGAAGAGCTCTGGGTAGATCTTGAGGCTCTAGAGGTGAAGGAGAACCAAAGAGATGTTTCTCCTCAGCCAGAAAATGACTCTGAGGAAGAAAAGCTGTCTGAAATCCAGGATCAGGAGTCAGGGCTAATGCCTCTTAAGTTTCGAGTGACATGCAACAGAGCTGGAGACAAACACTGCTTCACCTCAAATGATGCGGCGCGAGACTTTGGAGGAGCTGTGCAGGAGTTCTTTCAGTGGAAAGCAGATATGACAAAATTTGATGTTGAGGTAAGGTTCAGAAATTCTGCAACAAAATGTAGACCTCCTTTTTTGTGTTTACCATATCAaccattctaaaaaaaaaatggtttgaaGAGGAAAGACGTACCTCATATTTCTCAAAAGTGCTTTCTTTGTGCAAAAAAGAAAGTGCTTACTGAGTGCATCTTTTAATTAGTGTAAATTTGTTCTTCTATAGAAAAGAACAATGGGAGCCTAAACCATTTCCAATGTGGTGTTGCGTaaagtagtaataataataaatgttcaataaaacaaagaaaggatttGTAACAATTATTATATGTGTTTCTCTTTTATTTATAGGTGCTGTTGAATATCCACAATAATGAAGTTGTTATTGGCATTGCTCTCACAGTGGAGAGTCTACATAGGAGAAACATCACTCACTTTGGCCCCACCACTCTACGGTCTACACTGGCTTATGGCATGCTTAGGTAAGCAGTAGATTAATCATTGCCCATCCCTAGTAAGCAGCATTCCTGTAAAGCATGGCTTCCGATCATTACAGTAAGGTGGTCATGATACCTTAATTTTGTCTCATGGTTCACACTTTGCATGTTTGGTTCAATTAAAACAGATTCTGGtgtgattgctctgttagtgtggttcatttgaataagtgtgaactCTGCCATCTGAACCCTGGTGTGCACCAAACAAGTGGACCGAGAACTCTGAAAAGCCACAGGAGAGAAACAACCACTAACCAAAGACATACTAATAGATGTAAGAACAGACAAGGAACTGAACAAGGAGTATATATACACCGACTAAATGAGTGAATTAACAAGGGGCAGGTGGACATAATAGGTTGCTTTGGTAACTAACAGGCACACACTAGGAAACTAGGGCTGtgaaatcgccccctataccctcattcaccaTTCCACTAATATAGCTCACTTgagggagtgaatgaaaacgagtgagCGAATTTGACACCGAATATccacattggaccagcggtttggaaaatgtATGGATGATTCATCTGTAGGCGCCATCATCTGGTCAGATGCAGGAATTAATTCGCCGCCCAACTCTCatagtgcattatgggtattcccTAGCCGTTGAGCgtacatcagttgtaccctCTTTTTATggtggtgcattgtgggattgaatgagtgcactcaataACATCCACTATGGTTTCAGACACTACTATAAATGGCTGTCACCTCATATAGTGCCCTTTTTAAGGTTATGAGggcgatttcagacacagcctaGGTCAACTAAGGAAGACCGCAAATAAACACAGGAACTGGGACATGAACCTGACAAAcgaaccaggactaaatgtataattttcttttttggtccgGAACAAAAGGACCAAGAGAACCAAACTGCAAGTGTAAACACACTTAAACATAAAGGTGCCAAAATGCCATAGAAAAACCATGTCTGGTTGCCCAAAAACCTTTCAGTTAACAATTCTTAAGAACCAtgtttttcttagtgtgaagacaaatttaataatctaaagaacttttttctaaaataaagaaagaaccATTAGTTCAATGGTAAGTTTCCATAGATGTTAAACTGGGCACGAAATGGAAGTTGTAataatagtcttttcttccctattgtgacatatatgtgaaacggcttctcgaacaagaaaaaatgtagggcaggacttgattttgtccatggggaattgattggactTTGATTTTGTTGTTTGTGCAATGTGAATTTGTATTGATTATACGTTGAAGAAAATGCACTTAAGAAAAACTAACAAACAATTATGTCTGactgtaatgattttttttttttttttcagactttGCAAGCCACAGGTGTCAGATGTGATTGTAGATCCCATGTGTGGAACTGGAGCTATACCTTTAGAGGTTTGTTGAATTAATACTAAGCTGCTAAATGAATTTGCAGTCTCTTCAGTTATTATATTTCCATGATGTAAGAgtgaattgtttttaaaaacagatgtttttttgttttatcagGGAGCCATGGAATGGCAGAATTCATTCTTTTTAGCTGGAGACAACAATGGCACAGCAGTCAGCCGATCAGTCAATAATATCAAGCACATTCTAAAGAGAACACATGATGGAGGGAGGTGAGGCTTTTGATAGTGTCCTGCCAACCTTTTTTGGAAccgtgttattttagtattatttatactaTTGAagtatttattcaaattttgaattttaaacttttacttttatatttttcaaattttcagttttcattttaatttactttaagttttattaatttatgtttatttattacttatcattttttttaaaaatgtatttatgtattagattatttctgtttagctttatttttatttcagttttagtcatttttgaacTTCAACAAACCTTTAAGTTGAGTAACTTATTTTAGTTGCCAAGacaacattactattttttttttattaatttaaatcataaaaaataacattgaaaaacaatattaacacataaaagattttaaaaatgcactaataatatttttgattaacAAAAAACTGGAAATTGTGAGGGAACACTGGTGAACTGATATGTTTGGTTGCAGGTTAATTAACTCACCTAAACTCATATGAGattaatgaaatatataaacACCTTTTTTACGTTACAATACATGACTACAAAAATGACACCCTTTTCAAATGTACACTGTGTTCACTTATTGTTGTATTTGTAGATCTCCAGGCTTGCCCTTAGACATAGTTCAGTGGGACTTATGCAATCTACCCATGAGAAGCAGTTCAGTGGATATCATCATTACCGATATGCCTTTTGGAAAGAGGTACTGACAGAAATCTGAAGTTATAGAACTATTCTTATTTATTATTGCAATTAATAATCCtattacagtatatttatattattaaatgtttatgtatttaaacTGTTTGTGTTGTGTATGTTTTGAAGAATGGGGTCCAGGAAGAAGAATTGGGAATTATACCCATCATGTCTTCGAGAAATGGCTCGAGTTTGTAAACCTGGCACAGGCAAAGCTGTGCTGCTGACTCAAGATAAAAAGTGTTTCTCAAAGGTGTGGCTACTTTGATTcttcaaaaatataatttatatttcttaatgtatttcattaaaaagcattttGGAATGTAGCAATGTAAATGTCATGTGAAATGGAACATTCAGCAATAAAATGGAACccagatattttgttgttgttgttgtttaaattaTGAATCTAACATAGTTCCTTTTCATGTGTAATGttttaacttgttttttttatttatttttatgatataTCATTTCTCCCCATACTTTATCTGTTTTTTTCAGGCACTGTTGCAGATGGGGGCATTGTGGCGGAAATCGCATACTGTTTGGGTGAATGTGGGAGGATTGCATGCTGGTGTTTTTGTACTTAAAAGGACAGCAGTAGCTTTTGGCACCACTTCAGAAGATGTAACGGAGCCTCATACAGCAGCAGAATCACAAAAAGATAATATGGAGGACGCAAGTCTGTGAGAAGCCTGAATGACAAATTCCCTTGTGTCCCTTGTgggctttttttgtgtgtgtgtgtgtgtgtgtgtgtgtgtgtgtgtgtgtgtgtgtgtgtgtgtgtgtgtgtgtgtgtgtgtgtgtgtgtgcgtgcatgtgtgtgagCTTAACATGACCCCAAAGTTTGCTTTTTCTGATTAGTTGATCTGAGACATAATCTTTGGCTGTCCTGATTGAAGTTaataaaatgtccaaatgttattgttcattttgaggtgatttatttatttatttgaaaatagaCAATTATTATTTGCAACTCCACATAATTTGTTCACACAACATTGGACCTGCCATCgttgtttttatttcttcaactGCAAAGTGACTTTAGATTATACATTTCTATCCTTGCATAATTGTTGTAACTAGTAAGGATGTGCACAGGGTGTAAATTAAACAGGCATTCAGGAGGGTCTCCTGTTTTACAGTAATGGTCCATGTACACAGACATCCATAATGTTATATACATGCACATTCTTCAGTGAGATCAAGTCTTAtcactgtttttaaaaaaacaaaacctatTACATTTACACATATTTCTGTGTACAAGCAACAGGAACATAAAGACGCTTTTAAGCAGAATAACTTGAAAGCTTTTTAgatcaaaataataaattattttcaaaaaaagaaaataaataaaatgacaaaagaatcTCTTGGAAACATTTAACTGTACAACAAACAGAGTTTATACCAATTTACTCTTGCTTAATAGTTTAAGTGGAATGCTCCTTTATCAAACATGGTTTGTCAGAGCAAggattaattaaaatgtaacatAATGTGTTAATAACTCTTATTGCATCATAAATGCCTTGTAAGTACTCCATCAAGTGGGTGTGTCCCCTTTTTAAGAATTTGAATTCAACAATACATTGCACCTAATGTAACTTTGCACATTGTTTTAGCTCCTGATTCACTTTATGCAGATTTTTGCACtgatacactcttaaaaaaaatgttttttggtaTGACGTAATTTCTATACCGGCCTATCAGGATCAGGTACTCATATGTGAAGGGCGGAGCTTTCATGAGCTGCTGCTACAGGGACACCAAGATGGAAATCCAGGGGCTTTCTGACACAAAAAACACTCAGTACCAACATGGCGTCCCGCTTCACACGACATTCTCTCAGCAGACAACAGCTTCAGGAATTCATGCGAAAACACGTCTGACTGAAAATGCGATCTCGGATCTTTCGGGATCGCTGAACATAGAAAGTGACGACAACAACAACCGGGCCAGGTCGTCGCCGCTTCGGGTTGCGGAAAATGGCAGTGGCTGCGCTCTGTC
Above is a genomic segment from Chanodichthys erythropterus isolate Z2021 chromosome 21, ASM2448905v1, whole genome shotgun sequence containing:
- the thumpd3 gene encoding THUMP domain-containing protein 3, coding for MHEFDQTATIGATVPTGFELTAAEEVQEKLDATARVSKNRGRIYFDITTDKLAKVHHLKSLDNLFVVVKEYDNYQFKATKEEVQLDWQDLAAQLPWTNALEVWKLNNSIRKKKGRRKRANPTKSDQCGNVSTKCTDAIPSDPEELWVDLEALEVKENQRDVSPQPENDSEEEKLSEIQDQESGLMPLKFRVTCNRAGDKHCFTSNDAARDFGGAVQEFFQWKADMTKFDVEVLLNIHNNEVVIGIALTVESLHRRNITHFGPTTLRSTLAYGMLRLCKPQVSDVIVDPMCGTGAIPLEGAMEWQNSFFLAGDNNGTAVSRSVNNIKHILKRTHDGGRSPGLPLDIVQWDLCNLPMRSSSVDIIITDMPFGKRMGSRKKNWELYPSCLREMARVCKPGTGKAVLLTQDKKCFSKALLQMGALWRKSHTVWVNVGGLHAGVFVLKRTAVAFGTTSEDVTEPHTAAESQKDNMEDASL